Proteins encoded in a region of the Diabrotica virgifera virgifera chromosome 4, PGI_DIABVI_V3a genome:
- the LOC126883578 gene encoding uncharacterized protein LOC126883578, translated as MEDLKKKRTPLKAKITRIENWLSQKASTEKDALQFQFRQTELKTCFLKYEEIMDQIDEIDEAGTEAEDRVTTEQKYFSILAGLQRKMDELLLGPPPLRSNSTQSTVATAKVRLPEITMQTFCGSFSEFNSFYQLFETLIVNNEELNNVQRFIYLKSFLRNEPLQLIDNIEVIDENFDIAVKTLKDRYENKSRVISLHIQKLLKAPSLVKSNSKALREFLTLAQQTLLALKNMSVPIEHWDLLLIEIFLQKLDFATHRAFEYDIGTKTLPTLSQFFKFLEKKCDIQEKLNVSDHDKKVNNRSQSKTSFFSSVDQPSHSFSDNNCTFCRSNAHKVYQCNDFKCLSLQEKFNFVKGKKLCFNCLGSKHFSQDCGSTRSCTLCGGHHHSSLHGTSENVSSSRNINRQALSRERNAQTPQNSQGASRVVAPISTQHSFNNRSQNEASTSSSRPPLDMQNSPDSQAATSLSALSVTTDVLLATALLQISTISENTSLSNEMLNLEFFPYNVKDRSFKTSFAVLDSITCRLPRATIDRSKIKVPQDLTLADPSYSVPGKIDLLLAGDIYSELLTDGFIRLGKNLPILQNTHLGYVIFGTINPQVFHRNSHLAISQSNVSLFVQSEPEEHKLDKLLQQFFEIEEVPLISKLTPDEELAEQIFSKTTLVLPSGRFQTQGYNNLGNMGLKRYKDRDRHANFKYARLMIADLLGSPSVTHGASYVVLTNDLSGYFSSSGGRFAFWGGDFQ; from the exons ATGGAAGACCTCAAGAAAAAAAGGACGCCTTTAAAGGCTAAAATTACAAGAATTGAAAACTGGCTCTCACAAAAGGCTAGTACGGAAAAGGATGCGCTACAATTTCAATTTCGGCAAACAgaattaaaaacctgttttttaaaatatgaagaaataatGGATCAGATAGACGAGATTGATGAAGCCGGTACTGAAGCAGAAGACAGGGTAAcaactgagcaaaaatatttctcTATTCTCGCGGGCCTACAGCGTAAGATGGACGAGTTATTGTTGGGCCCCCCTCCTCTCAGATCAAATAGCACTCAGTCAACTGTGGCCACTGCTAAGGTTAGGCTTCCGGAGATCACCATGCAAACGTTCTGCGGGTCATTCTCTGAGTTCAACTCGTTCTACCAGCTCTTCGAGACGCTAATAGTGAACAATGAAGAACTCAATAACGTGCAACGATTTATTTACCTTAAATCGTTCCTGCGAAATGAACCCCTCCAGTTGATCGACAACATCGAAGTTATCGACGAAAATTTCGATATAGCTGTAAAAACTCTCAAAGATCGTTACGAAAACAAATCGCGAGTGATTAGCTTACACATTCAAAAATTGTTAAAGGCTCCATCTCTAGTTAAAAGTAATTCAAAGGCATTACGCGAATTTTTAACTCTAGCTCAGCAGACGCTGCTTGCTTTGAAAAATATGTCCGTACCAATTGAGCATTGGGATTTActattaattgaaatatttttacaaaaattagatTTTGCTACACATAGGGCCTTTGAATATGATATTGGGACAAAGACCTTACCTACCCTTTCacagttttttaaatttctcgAGAAAAAGTGTGATATTCAGGAAAAATTAAATGTTTCAGATCATGATAAAAAGGTTAATAACAGGTCTCAATCAAAAACATCTTTCTTCTCATCAGTTGACCAACCATCACACTCTTTCTCTGATAATAATTGTACTTTTTGCAGAAGTAATGCTCATAAGGTTTATCAGTGTAATGATTTTAAATGCCTCTCTTTAcaggaaaaatttaattttgtaaaaggtaagaaACTGTGTTTTAATTGTTTGGGTAGTAAACATTTCTCTCAAGATTGCGGCTCTACTCGATCATGTACTTTGTGTGGGGGTCATCATCACTCATCCCTCCATGGAACCTCTGAAAATGTCTCTTCCTCTAGGAACATCAATAGGCAAGCTCTCTCTCGTGAGCGCAATGCTCAAACTCCTCAAAATTCTCAAGGTGCTTCTCGTGTTGTCGCTCCCATATCTACTCAGCATTCTTTTAATAATCGCAGCCAAAATGAAGCTTCTACTAGCTCATCCAGACCTCCTTTAGATATGCAAAATTCTCCAGATTCTCAGGCAGCCACATCTCTCTCCGCTTTATCAGTTACAACTGATGTATTGTTGGCTACCGCTTTA CTACAGATATCAACCATATCCGAAAACACCTCACTCTCAAACGAAATGTTAAACTTAGAATTTTTCCCCTATAATGTAAAGGACAGAAGTTTTAAAACTTCTTTCGCTGTACTCGATAGTATAACTTGTAGGCTTCCTAGAGCTACTATAGATAGAAGTAAAATAAAAGTCCCACAGGATCTCACTCTCGCAGATCCCTCGTATTCTGTTCCGGGTAAAATTGATTTGCTTCTGGCTGGTGATATCTATAGTGAATTATTGACGGATGGATTTATACGGTTAGGAAAAAATCTTCCCATTCTTCAGAATACTCACTTAGGCTATGTTATTTTTGGTACAATTAATCCTCAGGTTTTTCACCGTAATTCACATTTGGCTATCTCTCAGTCAAATGTTTCTCTCTTTGTTCAATCCGAACCCGAAGAACATAAGTTGGATAAGTTGCTTCAACAATTTTTCGAAATTGAAGAAGTTCCCCTCATTAGTAAATTAACTCCCGATGAAGAATTAGCGGAACAAATATTTAGCAAAACTACTCTTGTGTTACCTTCAGGTCGCTTTCAA
- the LOC126883577 gene encoding uncharacterized protein LOC126883577 has product MRFDENTSDHSKKNYIKPHRNKKKSKGFSSTKCMDEADKDLIRRKVYTMYEEQRIPTLRALKQRLNVDETQISCSLTSLWKILKSMGFRYRIIDKRQVIMESHRLQKWRYEYITSIRKFRSENHPIIYLDETWFDTHSTRPKGFADPSGKCKTKAPSSKGKRITILHAGSENGWVPNALWLSAKDIKDSYVDYHEDTTAELFEEWFKNTLMPNIPQNIVIVMDNASYHSRQPSKAPNSNNTKLEIQNYMETTDMYFEECLPNKSF; this is encoded by the coding sequence ATGCGATTTGACGAAAATACCTCTGACCACAGTAAAAAGAATTACATCAAACCCCATAGAAACAAGAAAAAAAGTAAAGGTTTCAGTTCCACCAAATGTATGGACGAAGCCGATAAGGACTTGATACGTCGAAAAGTCTATACCATGTATGAAGAGCAACGCATACCTACATTAAGAGCTCTGAAGCAACGGCTCAATGTTGACGAAACCCAAATAAGCTGTAGCCTCACCAGCTTatggaaaattttgaaaagtatGGGCTTTCGATATCGGATAATTGACAAAAGACAAGTAATTATGGAATCTCATAGATTACAAAAATGGCGTTATGAGTATATAACTTCGATAAGAAAATTCCGTTCCGAAAATCATCCGATAATTTACCTCGACGAGACATGGTTTGACACACATTCAACGCGACCTAAAGGATTTGCCGATCCCTCCGGTAAATGTAAGACAAAAGCTCCGTCAAGTAAAGGGAAAAGAATAACGATTTTACATGCTGGATCAGAAAATGGTTGGGTTCCAAATGCCCTGTGGCTTTCTGCAAAGGACATTAAAGACTCCTACGTCGACTACCATGAAGATACAACGGCAGAACTTTTTGAAGAATGGTTCAAAAATACTCTTATGCCAAATATTCCTCAAAATATCGTGATAGTAATGGATAATGCAAGCTATCATAGTCGCCAACCAAGTAAGGCTCCAAACTCTAATAATACTAAATTAGAAATTCAAAATTACATGGAGACTACTGATATGTATTTTGAAGAATGTTTACCAAACAAGagcttttag